A segment of the Geoglobus ahangari genome:
ATTTAGCGGGCACGCAAACTCTTTATATTTCCGCTCAGAGGTGATCTGTGGAGTACCTCCTTTTCCATTCTGAGGAGCTCGAGGACGTTGTCAGGGAGATTTCGGGGCTCACCCACTCCTTCAGGAGGTTCGGTGAGGTGGAGGTGATGGCTGTAACTGAGGGCATGGACACGGTTGTTGCGAGGTATGAGAGATATGTGGTGGTCGTCACAAGATCGCTCAGGCCCAACAGGGAGCCGGTGGCAAGGTATGCTGTGGAGGCCGGCACGAACCTGAAAAGGGAGTTTGCAGGTGGGAGGTACGAGACGAGAGGAGACACGATTCTCCTCGAGGGGAGCTTCGATGAGGATCTCGTTTACGGCCACCTCATCGCACTGCTCTGCGAAATTACAACAGCAAGGATTCTGGCGAAGGACTCGAGGCTGAGGGCAGAGCACCTGACGAGAGACGAGACGGCGATAATATCTGACACGGTGAGGATACTCGAGGGTGCCGGGAAGATGGAGATCTCGGCGCTCGAAAACTTAGCCCTCGAGCTCTCCTCGCTAAAGGCCAGGTTCTTCTCCTCGTACATGACGTTCAAGGACGAGAACGAGGAGATAGGGCTGGCAATACTCAAGGCGAGAAAGATCTCGAGGTCGCTTGACGGCCTTCTCTCGGAGTGGATTGACGAGCTTGCATTTGAGCTGGAGAGCCTGAAGTACTACGAGACGAGCTTTGAGCAGACTCTCAACGGCGTGAGGGATGCGCTCGAGACAGTCCATCTCAGGCTCGAGATGCTGCACAGGGGAGAGAATCTGGAGCTCCAGAGGAGAACATCGTCCCTTCAGGCGGCAGCGGCGATAATCGAGTTCGTGGCCGTGTTCTACTACTCAATGGGCATATGGGACAAGTACGTCGGCCTCTCAAACTACTCGAAGTGGGCCACGTTCACCCTCCTCGCAACGCTCTCTGCTGTTGTGGTCTTCTACACCGAGGTGATAGGGGAGTACCTGAGCGAGGGAAGGCTGGGGAGAAAGTTCGCGATTTCCACGATGGTGCTCGTACTGACGATTCTGGCGATGTTCCTCATTCCACTCATTTTCTGAGAATCCTAAGAGCCTTCAGCCTGTCGTTTATCATGTGGAGGTGCTCCCTCTCCTGAGCTATGAGGAAGTCGAGGAGCTCAGAAGTCTCGGCGTCAGCACCCTCCTTCAGCTCCATGTAGGTGCGTATCGCCTCAGCTTCGAGCTGCTTCGCCTTCTCGAGAATCTCCTCCGGAGTCATGATCCAGAATTGTCGCGCAAGTATATAAAGGCTCACATGGGGCAGAGCTCGCCGTGATCGTCGTGCTCGTCCTCTTCAGGCAGGTTGTCGAGCCCGAGCCTCTTCAGGTCTTCGATCCTGCCCGCCTTCTTGAGGTAATCGGCTATGGCGCGCTTTAGAGCATCTGCCGCAAGGTTTGAGCAGTGCATCTTCTGGGGTGGCAGACCGCCAAGCGCTTCAGCCACAGTCTGCTTAGTTATCTTGAGCGCCTCCTCGAGGGTCTTACCCTTCGCAAGCTCCGTCGCCATGCTGCTCGTCGCTATTGCAGCACCACAGCCAAATGTCTGGAACTTTATGTCAACAATCCTGTCGTCCTCCACCTTGATGTACATGGTCATGAGATCTCCGCAGACGGGATTTCCGACCGTTCCAACGCCATCGGCGTCCTCTATAACCCCAACATTCCTCGGATTCCTGAAGTGCTCGAGAACCTTCTCGCTGTACACATCACTCACCTCCCTTCTTCCTTTTCATGTAAAGCGGTGACATCATCCTGAGCCGCTCCACTATCCCCGGGAGCTTTTCGAGCACGTAGCTGACATCCTCCTCGCTGCTCCACCTGCCAAGGCTGAAGACCACGCTTCCATGAGCCTCTTCATGCTTCAGGCCGATCGCCATGAGAACGTGCGAGGGCTGGAGGGTCTTTGATGTGCATGCAGATCCAGTTGAGGCCTGAATACCCTCCATGTCCATGCTGAGCAGTATTGAC
Coding sequences within it:
- a CDS encoding ferritin family protein, encoding MTPEEILEKAKQLEAEAIRTYMELKEGADAETSELLDFLIAQEREHLHMINDRLKALRILRK
- the nifU gene encoding Fe-S cluster assembly scaffold protein NifU, which codes for MYSEKVLEHFRNPRNVGVIEDADGVGTVGNPVCGDLMTMYIKVEDDRIVDIKFQTFGCGAAIATSSMATELAKGKTLEEALKITKQTVAEALGGLPPQKMHCSNLAADALKRAIADYLKKAGRIEDLKRLGLDNLPEEDEHDDHGELCPM